From Acidianus brierleyi:
GGTAATAGGAAGGTTTCACGTTTCGCTAAGAGGCAAATGTTAATTCACGGTGTTATTAAAGCACTTAGGTTAGGTTTCAACGTTATTCTAGTTAATCCTAAGGGTACTACAAATTCTGAGAATCACGATAGGATAATGAGAGAGAAGGGATTCGACAGACACACAGCCTCTGCTTACTTAATAGCATTAAAGGGATTAGAAGTAATTAAAAATAACGAATAGTTACGTAAACGTGTTACAGACAAGATACCCATGTCTATAACTGCAGCAACACACCTTTCTGAAATGCCTGAAGCAGAATTAGTAGAAGTAGTTTATTTAAATGGAGGAATTGCAGCAGTAACTGAAAGAAACAGAATAGCTCCTATTTTAAAGAACGAGAAAGTAAAAGTAGTAGCTTGCGGAACTTCAATGGAAGCAAGAAACATAACAAAAGAAGAACTAGCACCAGGCGTTGTTTACGTTCCGGCTAGTTTAAAAGAAATAATAAAGAGAATTCAAGAAGGATACATATATTTAGTTTTATAATTTTTATTCAAAATTAGATATAAAAGTAAAATTATGATAATTTTTTGGTTTTTTGGTAATAACTTTCATACTTTTATTGAATATGTTAGTATATTACACATTCCTAATCGAGAATTTTGCACTTTAGGTCTCCAATTTATTCCTCTAGGATCCTTT
This genomic window contains:
- a CDS encoding DsrE family protein, with the protein product MSITAATHLSEMPEAELVEVVYLNGGIAAVTERNRIAPILKNEKVKVVACGTSMEARNITKEELAPGVVYVPASLKEIIKRIQEGYIYLVL